TACAAGTTTAAGTTAATGCATATTTCATGGCCAAATGCATAAAAGCATTGTTCTAATTGGTTATCCTCTTACGCTCATTTCTTACAATGTCCTATCATGATATTCAATATTCCCAAAATGCATTTCCTTGTAAATTAAAATGACAGGTTATTTACCAACCATATTAATTTCTTTACTAATTTCTTGCCATGGCTAGCATATCGAGAAATACAAATTCAAGTTCTCTACACCTCCAATATCAGGAATATTAAATTAATGAGAAATTTCTAAACAGCAAGGttcagtaataaaaaaatcaaatgtaatgcatgtttatggtttttattttttttcttccctgcAAGACTTAAAATCTTCGCAGGAACAAACTTTACGTAGCTGATTAGGTCCGTATAAGACTCACAAGAGGGATGATTCCTTTTACTTTCAAATGAGCAACATTTTTACTTAGCAGTAAGTCCATAGAAGTAGAGTGATGGGAAAGTCATTAAAGAGCAGCCAATAGTCTTTATGAATACCGATGTTATCGTCCGATGTTTTAGTTAgatatgtttatttaaaaaaaaggaaacaaaaaaagatgTCACCTAAAAAGATTTTTCAATCATCAAGAACCGAGAGCCGGGGCATTTTGTGATCTTTTAgatattctattttagttttatCCTAATGTTTGCATCACAAGTAGACCCTAGATAACAACATTATCAACAATTTCAAATTATAGTCACTACAATTTATAAAACTGTAGATGGGGCATTTCAACCTATAGTTTAAACTAGTCAAATTACCATTATCAGTATATACCAGATATCCTAACTAACAGTATGCCAAAGATAACTTACGGGATATATTGGGAATGATGAAAATTTATAACAATGGATTAATAAATTTAATACAATGCATAGAACACTAGTTAAAATTATTTGATTGCTAACAAGACCCTACCCCTAGATTCAAGGAATTTACCTTGCTATTAAAACAAATTTTGACCTTATCTATATgtcaaatataaaaatgtaaaaaaagattcACTTACTAAATTTTCACCAAGAAAGCTCTTAGGAATTAATTATCCAGACCACGTCACGTATGTTTCCAGTGACAAAACCCTGTAATAAGGTTTTCTTTATGCAGGGCATTGCCTGTGCAGAAAGAGATAGTCTTACTTGAAACATCCAATCTTATTGCAAATAGTCGCCTGGTCACTTTATAAAACTGATTTTAAGTAATCAATTATCAATAACAATTCAACTCGCTCAATAGCACCATTCAACTTGCTCAATAGCACCATTCAACCCTATTCACtcaataacaatattagaatatgCAAAAGTAAAGCAGAATCTCTAATATAGAGAATTACACCACTGTAGAAAATACACCGAATTTAAAGTAATGCATCTCAAATACAGTATTACGCCGCTAAAATATGAACAGTATTCAAAGTATTGCAGGATCTCTAGTGCAATATTTAATCACTGTAGAATACGCACCTTAAGGCATATTGCCCAATTTAAACTAAACGAGTAATAAACCAGTCATAAAAGCATAAATCTCGGATCTGTGTAGCTCAAGCCTGTTCAGATTATCAACACGTTTCACACACCACTTTCAAACACTTCATAATCTGACTAGTCTGTAAACATTTAAGAGATGAATTAAATAGAATGATTACATAACACTTTTAACCATACCTGTACAAATCACCAAACTCTCTTTACACTTAACTCAAGAACACATCCTGGCAGATCTTTGCCCACCCACTTTCATCTACTACTACAGAGAGGGAAAAATAGTTTAGAGACATGGATAACGAAAAAAGGAATCATGAAACAAAAAAGGATTTTCATTTTTGGGATCCTTGCTAAAATGGTGGTGCCATCTATGTTAATATTTACTGACTAATACAGGTCGAGTGAAATATTTGCCTTCATTTGACTATAATTTTTAAGTGAATGATAAAGTTATTTCCGGTGACTTCTAGTACCTCAATTAAAGatgggcaaatatatatatatatatatatatatatacagtatatatatatgtaataaatagatatatatatattatatatatatatatatatatataaataaatagatatatatatatatatatatatgtatatgtatatatatatatatatatatgtatatatatatatatatatatatgtatatatatatatatatatatatacagagagagagagagagagagagagagagagagagagagaatttccttaatTTTCCATCTCAAGCCAAACTCAATCTATCTGCAAAGGCCATCGACTTCAATTACCGAAACTTCAAAAACATCCTAACGACTTATCTCTGATTTTCCTGGATATTTCGGTCTGAGGTGAACCATCCCGgaaaatcttaaaatatatattttgtatatttcataaAGCCATAATAGCAAAGATTTTTTTCCCGTTGCATAATATTGAAATGTTCCATTCCTATATGAATAAAATGTCCATTCCTGCATTCTAATTTTCATATagaatcatttttattaattttagactatgcaagagagagagagagagagagagagagagagagagagagagagagagtatcttagtATTGTTTAGAGATTTATTTTTCAATGAAGTTGTCATTCAAAAGATAGATCAAAGTCGATTTTTGATATAAGGAAAAAAGCTTTACTTCActaatacatttatacacacattataataataataataataataataataataataataataataataataataataataatgataataataataataataataataataataataataataatagtaataataataatattaataatatagtcTAAAATCAATAAAGATTGAATATTACGACAAAATTGTTTACTTCACCATAAATAAATAAGAAGAACAAAGCAGGAAAaaatagagggacactcagtagattACAGACCTTCGCCAAGGCAGCTTAATGCTCGACCTtttttttgaccttgacctttggccttaacatgcattaattagtgtggattttcatacacttcaaGTATGAGCCAGGTTTTAAGTCTCTGTgaaaacaatgtccaaacttatgggtgattacttgaaatgaacattttgcttgaccgtgacctcgacttttgagcttgaccttccaaaatttatttattccagcttttcacataatggtttatcccggcaagtttcattactctacgatcaaaattatggccattgagctgttcacaaacaaacacacacacagaaacagaaataaacaaataaacagggggcataacataacctccttccaacttcgttggcggaggtaaacataGCACTCTTTACACTACGTTCGACAAGTCTCGTTAGCATATCTCTTTATTCGAACTATAACTTTGGGTTTTTTAGGATCAAaataatacttttttatataaaaaaaaacatgacaggAACAAGCCACAGATCATTGTTAACAAAAATCCGCTGTACTGGCTTCTCCTTTTCAGATTTCCGTTCAATTTTCTGTAAAAAACTATAACGGAAATTTGTGTTGGAattgctaggaaaaaaaaaaaaaaaaaaaaaaaactaactaaagAAGGACTGGATATATCATTCGAATCTCAGGTCGAAATTTGAAAATGCACACTGACTCCATTAGAAAAGTTGGGTGTGGTGCCCTGGTTGTAGCGTCTTTGCCTAGttattgccaaactggggttcgagtcccgctcaaactagtgtTTAGAACTTGAATGTGAATAAGCAAAATATGGTAGCCTACCTCGCCAACCTGTAATGAGAATAAGCAAAAAGAGCTAATTTAATATATATCCGCATCGGTTTTTCATGTGTGTACGTTTGTTAGGGCCAGTTATTAGtaataagggaaaaaaattaaatataaggggagttcttttggtcgctgcaagctgACCATCCTTATAAGCTAGGGATGGGAggctttggggagcttataggtctatctgctgagtcatctgcagtcatATCCTGACCCTCCCTAGTCattacttgggtggagagggggcttatgtGCTGATCATCTGTAATATGgacagtctctcgggcattgtctgagcttttaaatcaatggttctccattcataatctacttcacgcttcatagtcctcagctatgtaggccttggtcttccaactcttcttgtgccattgagaccatttgaaagtttggtaaactaatatctATTTATGGGAGCGCGAAGATCATCCCtgaccatctcaatctacccctgaccatgatctcatccaaatatggcattcgagtaatctctcttatagtttcatttctgatatattcctgccatttgactccctatattcttctgagggctttgttatatAATCTACGAAACCTGTCGGATATTGTTTTGTTCCCGTACCACGAATCATGTCTAGACAGTAACACCGACCtgactaaactaatatatagcctgagttttatatataatttcagggaaTCTAATctaaaatttcacttaacctaataaaaaaaaaatattaatatcatcgTTAGCCAGACAATTGCCAGCTGGATTATATTTCATTTGTGGTTTAATAGAGCTTGTAGCTACAGTTTTTAATAAAAGTGAGATTGAAAAAATATGGACGGTGATTTCAAGCATATTCGTAAAATAAAAAATCGAGGTTTTATCAAGGCAAGAAAAAACCTGGAACATACGCTGTGAATGTCCGGAAGATGGAACTAAATTACAGCAGAAACTTAATATTTTCCGCCTACTTACTTTACACTCgtctttttttctaattcttaatgaaaccattttttttaattacagcttCCAAGCTTGCCATTACTAAagcaaattattttcataaaaattttcacTTATTAAAAGCTTGCAAGAGTTttgtgaaaagaaaacaaaaatagtcCTTTTCATTTTTCTGAACATCCCAAAACGACATATTATTTTCAGAGATTTTATACGTGATTTcgcatttccttttctttttttttaatcatgcttGAGTAGTGTTTAGTGTAATATGAGTTTAATTTCAATATATAgaagatgtgcatatatatttttatacactgttttatcataattttaaattttattggCAGATtgaaaaataccatatatatatatatatatatatatataaatatatatatatatatatatatatatatgtgtgtgtgtgtgtgtgtgtgtgtgtgggtttgtgggtGCGTCTgcctgtgtgtgtacgcgtgtgtttaCGTATATACCATGTAAAATTATATGAATACACTAATATATTAAGGTATTTTCAAAAGAATTGAAAGTCAAAAGGGGGTCCCAACAATTAGGAGAATGggtaaacaaatatttcattttaattattactgCAATGTTATAAAGCTTAGGGGTGTTAAAATGTCACTTCAAACTCAATGTTAATTTAATAAGAAGAGCAAAATACATAAACTCTCTCACTAGATCTTAGGTACACTCTACGTTCGTTACTGGATTCTTTTCTGTTGATTGAAGTTTGGACTAGATATTTTTAATAACCTGTCTTATgtgatgctttctctctctctctctctctctctctctctctctctcctctctctctctctctctctctgaattttatgTATTCCTCCCTGCTTTCATTAGTGAGtattatcatatttttctctttctcacTCGAGTTTAAGAACTCCACTTTCGAATTAGTTACAGGTAAAACTTCCAATGTTTTTTCTTGTATCAGAGTGCAGATCCCTTTCTCGTTCTCAAGTATTTAAGGGATTCTCTTGACTAAACCTTTAAGCGCCTGGTTTGCGTTCTATAAAAAGTTGTTAAAGCtgagtatttaagaaaaaaatagtaaggGAGAGTCCATTCAGTCTCTATTATTGTGTTTTTGATATGACAGGTCGAAGTTTATGTTTATctgtattttcatttcctttttttttacgttTCCTGCTATTCTGCTTTATGTAATTGGTCATGCCTTATTTCTGGTAAtgtctgtaaaataaaaaatataacagaaaaagtACTTagataatatgaaatataattaaagaaaagttttaccttatataattaaatatcaatTTGCTCTACAATTATAAATACCAGCCAATATTTTCAGGTATTTGGAGTTTTTATTTCAGAATCTGTCTGAAGATTAAACTAGTAGTGTCAACTAATTaatctgaaatgagagagagagagagagaggagagagagagagagaggagagagagagagagagtgtgtaacttGTGAAATAGTGTTATTAAAAAATCTAACTTGTTAATAcaatttttttctgtatgtttaGGCCATAGATTAAAGCAGAATAAGCCAAAATATGATTATAAGATTTTGGAATATGtttgattttcattcataataGTATTGCTTTTTCGTTTAATTTGCACTACTGTATGGTATTTATCTcctttttgtaattttattttacattttatcctTATATTCTACTAGTATATCAAAGGTATAAAACTACCCTGCACAATTACTTATATGACACATAGTCGTCCATTGAAATTTATGCATAATAGAATCTCAGTCCAACAATATGTTTACATCTAATGGCTTTCCTCATGAAACCAAATAGCATCAATCTGTTTGCATGTAATGTCACATTGAGGAAGAAGACCAAAGCTGATAAGCCTTTCCTTCATGACAAAAGCCAATCAACACATGTTTTTCGAATGGATTCGTGATATCAGACATTTCTCCGACGTTatacataaagataatgataagCTTTCTGAAAATTGTAGTGATATTGCACGAAGAGAAAAGATAATCCATAGCCAATACCTGTGTTTTAAGGTTTTGAGACAGTAAGTTTGTTGCGTTAGCTAGGGATTATAACTGCTACTAGATATCTCATTGAAAATGTAGTCCAACTTGATCGTCTCTTTTGGTTGATTAGTCTATCTGTGTATTAAAGTGTAAATATATACGAGGACATATTTAGTTGTTTCAGGGAAGATTAAGAAAAACTAGCTAAAGGTTAATTGAATCATTTGCCCTTGTATTCAGAAAAtctgaaattataaagaaaaaaataaatagaccATTAGTAATATAATTCCTTCATGAAATATTATATTCTGAAAAAGGCAAGAGAATGAATAAGTAGATGGAAAAAGGGAGTTTATTCATATAAGAAATTTGAAATAGACTCAAGCATCGTTGTTATGTCTAAGCAGGTTTTTATGAATCTATTTAAAATGTATGTTCAGTATTCACATGTGTACAATACTTGTAAGTTAAAGATGCTATTCTAATGTACAAGGTCTCCTCAACCTTTTGTTAATTGATTAGGTAAcgtataattatgtaataaaaaaaagttcagaTAGGCTTGAAAATATATGTGGAATACATAATGagaaaatttaataacataatatatatctttaattcatATATAAGACATTTCAAATCTTTTATCAGAATCCTTCaaaatcctacacacacacacacacacatacacacacacaaacacacacacgcatatatatatatatatatatacatataaatatatatacatatatatatatatacatatatatatatatatatatatatctgtgtgtgtgtatgtgtgtgtgcatttataagtgtttatatacccgtaaaaacttatatataaagaaaaatcatcGACTTTAGAACGATTCTTCGATGGAAAGATTAGTATTAGTAATGATTTCCTTAAAATAATTGAAAGAAAGAGGAATCCTGCTAGGTAAAATATTTGTGAGAAGCAGTTTTCTCTATCAGCAATAAATCTCTACCCTGCTCAAAACATCAATATTTTAATGGTACAACCTTTTGTTTTCCAGTAAActtcaacattgaaataatttatctgCTCTCAAGGTTGAAAATTTAAATCCTCAGCAAAGGTTTTCGTATAAATTTTGATGCAAGGAGAGTAAAAAAAATAGGTATTTTTATATAGAAAAGAAAGTGTAAATGTTTCGAAATGTAAGGAATTATATTTGCTTCACATTTCTAGCATCATTTCACCTACTTTATTATGAAAGTTTAAATAAAGCATATAAAAGTTTTTTCTGAGTAACAAAGTCTTCATAATTTCACAAAAAATCTAAAGGTAGAGAAAATCCTGCAACCGAAATGTTTCTTCTTCGGCAGTGAtggtaattttatttcataaacctAATAGGTTGCAAGCTTGCAAAAATGATAGGTTTTTTATGCATCAAATTCATATATTAGTCTTAGCTACACGAAAATAAGACTAACTTTGAAGAACAGAATAACTGATAAAATtacgaaaattataaaataatgtgaaaaaattataatgaaaataccatttttaaggTTATGTAAAATAAAGAGGAATATTGCAATGTATAAGTAATTAAATTTACAGGAAAAGGAAAGTTTTTCTAGTGTTAGTACAATATTATCTAGACATGAAAAGTTTTTCATGTGAAATTGGTCATGAAAAtcttcagagctctctctctctctctctctctctctctctctctctctctctcaatttccacttgaagatatatatatatatatatatatatatataaatatatatatatataaatatatatatatatatatatatactcgtatacatatatatatatatatatatatatattataaccttaTAACCTTCACAATGTTTGATATTAATTCTAGTATTCAAAATACGTGGTTCTGATATTTAAGTTCTCATATTTCTGAATTTACTACTGCTACTTTTACCCGACACCAACGAGTCACACGCACAGAGCCACTATTTTTAAGTAtcttttttccttgttgtagccaaAGTCTcgaataaattcttattttttgcGCCGGGGTTTTCATTATGTTGTAAATCCTGACATTGTATCGTGACCATTGGTATGTGAAACTGAATTACATGCATTTTTTTAAAAAGTTCGAATTTTCCTAACATGAATATACagaagattttttattattttgatattagtaTATACgtttcataatatattttaaatatcttaCTTCACCTTTAACTATACTTTATCATATATTCTCTTTATTTTACACTCTATAGGTTTCATATTCATTCTGACATTACCAAAATTCAACAAGATAATGTAACGGATGATGCAAATAATATGAATGAATATTATGATGCATATACAGTTAATATAATTTATGACGAGAGTATCGAAGCATGAAGAAATGTTTTCATAGATATTAGGGTCTTACATATTATCCGATGTAGTCAATGGTCAAGTACATAATTAAACTTTTAATTATCTAGTAATATTTGGATACCCATGATCTGCATTTGTGTCATCTAAAAAATAGACAAAACCTTCGTTGGTGCCATCGACAAAATATCCGAGACCTTCATTGGTGCCATCGACAAAATATCCGAGACCTTCATTGGTGCCATCGACAAAATATCCGAGACCTTCATTGGTGCCATCGACAAAATATTCAAGACCTTCTTTGGTGCCATTGACAAAATATCCAACACCTTCGTTGGTACCATCGACAAAATATCCGAGACCTTCATTGGTGCCATCGACAAAATATTCAAGACCTTCTTTGGTGCCATTGACAAAATATCCAACACCTTTGTTGGTACCATCGACAAAATATCCGAGACCTTCATTGGTGCCATTGACAAAATATTCAAGACCTCCTTTGGTGCCATCGACAAAATATCCGAGACCTTCGTTGGTACCATCAAGAAAATATCCAACACCTTCGTTGGTGCCATCGACAAAATATCCGAGACCTTCGTTGGTACCATCAAGAAAATATCCAACACCTTCGTTGGTGCCATCGACAAAATATGCGAGAACTTCGCTGGTACCATCGAAAAAATATCCAACACCTTTGTTGGTGCCATCGACAAAATATCCGAGACCTTCATTGGTGCCATCGACAAAATATTCAAGACCTTCTTTGGTGCCATTGACAAAATATCCAACACCTTCGTTGGTACCATCGACAAAATATCCGAGACCTTCATTGGTGCCATTGACAAAATATTCAAGACCTCCTTTGGTGCCATCGACAAAATATCCGAGACCTTCGTTGGTACCATCAAGAAAATATCCAACACCTTCGTTGATGCCATCGACAAAATATCCGAGACCTTCGTTGGTACCATCAAGAAAATATCCAACACCTTCGTTGGTGCCATCGACAAAATATCCGAGACCTTCATTGGTGCCAATGACAAAATATTCAAGACCTCCTTTGGTGCCATCAACAAAATATCCGAGATCTTCGTTAGTACCATCAAGAAAATATCCAACACCTTCGTTGGTGCCTTTGACAAAATATCCGAGACCTTCATTGGTGCCATTGACAAAATATTCAAGACCTCCTTTGGTGCCATCGACAAAATATCCGAGACCTTCGTTGGTACCATCAAGAAAATATCCAACACCTTCGTTTGTGCCATCGACAAAATATGCGAGAACTTCGCTGGTACCATCGAAAAAATATCCAACACCTTTGTTGGTGCCATCGACAAAATATCCGAGACCTTCATTGCTACTATCGACAAAATATCTGAGACCTTCGTGGCTACCATCCACAAAATATCTGAGACATTCGTGGCTACCATCCACAAAATATCTGAGACCTATGTTGGTATCATTATCAAAACATCAGAGACCTTCATTGCTACCATCTACAAAATATCCGAGTCCTTCGTTGCTACCATTGAAAAAATATCCGAGACCTTTCCTGGTACTCTTGATAAAACATTACAGACCCTCGTTGCTATCATCGACAAAATATCCGAGACCTTCGTTACTACCATCGACAAAATATCCGAGAACTTCATTTCTACCAATGACAAAATATCTGAGACCTTCCTTGCTAACATCGACAAAATATCCAATTCTAAATTTTTTTCCAGGAACATCATTTTTAGGAGTATGAAGGTTTCAGATGTATGTAGAGATAAGTATTGGATATGTGTGACTCATATCTATGTAGAAAAATAGTTGATTATGACTAAACATTAAATAAAATTAGtttgaaatatttgaatatataaaaaatgtattcctTAGGAATTGTACGCTGCTGTGCATAGAAATCCCAAATTCTCACAATAAAattaaaagatggaaattatttaaaaaaggcATTATGAAAAGTTAAATTCAAATTACAAAAAAGCAGCCAACGTGAGTTGATCATAAGGTAACTATTACGCGATTTTAGTGAAAACGCCTATCAGATTTATGCTACAAATAaccgaaatatattaaaataacttcTCTTTTGTGAAGGAAAGCCTGTTAATTTATCTAAGAAACACAaaatccataattattattattattattattgttattattattattattattattattattattattattattattattattattattattattattattattattattattattattattattattattattattagatatactaCAACCTTATTTTGGAAAAGCGTgaggctataagctcaagagctctaacagggaaaagtagaccattgaagaaaggaaataatgatataaatcatCCATAGGCTTGTGTTCTCCATCGCAAATCCCAATGTCAATGAGCTGATTTCTGAACACAAACAGTTATAAGGTACTGATTTATGAACACAAACAGTTATAAGGTACTCAGTTCTGAACACAAACAGTTATAAGGAACTGATTTTGAACAAtatgacatttgaataaatacatgaaattcctCTGGCAGTTTTGTAAAACGGGAAATTACTGGATGGAATTAACAAGCAAACAAGATTAAACAAGAACATTTATGAATGAATAGAATTGATTGAACGAAATTGATTGAATACCTAGAAAGCAATCGAAACAGTAAACCTGATTTGTATATTTAATTGCATTTATCAGA
Above is a window of Palaemon carinicauda isolate YSFRI2023 chromosome 6, ASM3689809v2, whole genome shotgun sequence DNA encoding:
- the LOC137643370 gene encoding uncharacterized protein; translation: MLFHIHSDITKIQQDNVTDDANNMNEYYDAYTVNIIYDENKTFVGAIDKISETFIGAIDKISETFIGAIDKISETFIGAIDKIFKTFFGAIDKISNTFVGTIDKISETFIGAIDKIFKTFFGAIDKISNTFVGTIDKISETFIGAIDKIFKTSFGAIDKISETFVGTIKKISNTFVGAIDKISETFVGTIKKISNTFVGAIDKICENFAGTIEKISNTFVGAIDKISETFIGAIDKIFKTFFGAIDKISNTFVGTIDKISETFIGAIDKIFKTSFGAIDKISETFVGTIKKISNTFVDAIDKISETFVGTIKKISNTFVGAIDKISETFIGANDKIFKTSFGAINKISEIFVSTIKKISNTFVGAFDKISETFIGAIDKIFKTSFGAIDKISETFVGTIKKISNTFVCAIDKICENFAGTIEKISNTFVGAIDKISETFIATIDKISETFVATIHKISETFVATIHKISETYVGIIIKTSETFIATIYKISESFVATIEKISETFPGTLDKTLQTLVAIIDKISETFVTTIDKISENFISTNDKISETFLANIDKISNSKFFSRNIIFRSMKVSDVCRDKYWICVTHIYVEK